A stretch of DNA from Cololabis saira isolate AMF1-May2022 chromosome 17, fColSai1.1, whole genome shotgun sequence:
TCAAATTTTTCTATGTAAGTGATGGAGAAAGCCAACCAGCACTATATTGGGCATTCATGCATGGCTGGAAAGTATATCCAATGAGACACATCGCTGAAGCCAAAGCGTCTTCTCACAACAATATGTCATCTCGTCATAACAATTCATATTAGAGTGCCAAGTTTGCAGTACTTGTGTAAACATATTGGTGGTTGGAGGGCACCAGCTGAAGATATCAGCTTTCTACATGTTTAATGTTATTAAACAGCAGGTGATGTACTCCAGGGTTTTCACACTAGTAACAAACATAGTTGTTGTCAACTCGAGAAAGAAGTAATCATTTGCGTCACATCCTGGAATGTCCACCAGGAGTTTCTCACATGAATAGCCACTGGCACGCACACATCTACATAACCTTCTAGAGTTGCAGGTTTctcataaaaacatgttttgccATAAAAATGAATGTCAATCTAACACACAAAAATGTGATAAACAGAATGTATCAGTGTGGCGTCTAGGGTGATTGACGAGATGGATAAAGAAGTAGCCAGAGACCAGAATTTCAACTTCAGTATAAATTGTTTCCTTTTGTTCATTTGGCTCAGACCCTTGCATTCAGCTAAGAGTTGCAGTTAATTATTGCAGGTAAAAAGCTACGAGCACTTTTCCAACTATGTCAACTAAGCCTGTACCATAAAAGAAGGCTCAGCTATTAGATGCCACAGACTGCTTCCTTTCTTTCAGTTTGTGTCAGTCCTATTATAATCACTGCATTTGTGGTTTTGCATAGTCTCTGTGCCAGAATACACAGACTGGAtgcatgaaaaaataaatggaaatgtttatttctAGGGAAACAGcttcatactgtatatataacgTCAGCCCCTACAAAAACTATGAACCGCTGCATCCTGATTTGTGAGCTAAAGGGGAAAAATACTCTTCTGCAGAAAGGGGCGACACCAgatctgtctttgtttttggcTTGTGCTGCCGTGTTGTAATACTTTAACTCCATTTCTTATAGTAACTCTGTTTGGAAACAATTTTTATGAACTGTGTCAACTGGACCAGCGAGAACAACTGGGCTGAACTTCAGCTTATAGACAAATGTACCTCTTAAATATTAATGTTATTAACAGATATGAGTCAAACctcattcttctttgttttgaccAGCAATCTACACAATCTCCTTTATGCATCACGCAATTTTACCACATTGATGCATAATGGCATTCAGTCTGGTTATTGCAGatactttattttatattatttgttgttttgaaaTTAGCTGCAACAGACTGCTGGTGTGTTCATGACATTATCTGTACCTACCCCTCCATAAAGGCTTTGTTGAGTTGGCCAGAAggatgaaaaacaaaatcagcTGGCACAATCCTGCGAGGAAATGTCCCCGCTCATTGATGCAATTTCACAGTTTTCCCTCTCTTGTTTGTGTGCTTCCTGTGATTTCCTGAATGCTGAGTTTATGGCACCAGAGGGCAAGGCTGTGAAAGAGAGGTGGTGCCGTTGGCGCTACGATCTGTATGATGTGACGTCATATTTGGTTTGGATGTTGCTTTTTCAGCCAAAGCGGGTGAAGATCGTTTTATTTTGGCTGAACTACGGAAAAGGACTGGCCAAAGACATGAATGTAACTATAAATGCTGTGATAATACCACTTGGCAGAACTGTACTGTGAAAATTGATTTAAACCTAATTGGCTTTCAGTGAACGCTCTTTAATTCTCCTGATTAGATACACATTGTGTGAACTGTAAAACATCATTAAAGGATACCCTCTGCTCACATATGTGAACAATAATGATCATTGTTGTAGCTTATGTTCAAATTACTGATTAGCTGACAGTTAGCAGCTTTTGTGTCATTCGTTTATTGTGTAGGTAGAGATGTTTCAAAAACACTGAACAAACCTTTTAAAGCTGCGGTGGTGCTTAGTATAAACAGCTAAATCTGAAATCTCAAAATAAGCCTTTCCTTCATATCCAGAAATGTGTAAATTTTTTAAGAGAGCAAAATATATGTTTTTGGCAAACATTTGTTGTTCGTATGGTTTCGTTCTTTTAAGTAACCTGATTCAACTGACTCATCTATACTAACAAAGTAATGAATtcaagacattttcaaatatttgTGGGTTAACAGTTACATCAGTAAACTGTTCAGATGTGTTGCCgacaaaaattatgtttgttcACATTGTATCATTTTTCAACAAAATGAAATTGTAACAGGGAGAACAATGATAGTAGATGATTTGATCGTCTGACTATCTTGTGTGTCTGTATGGAAACCATGCTCAGGCACTGAGTCACTCTGCAACCCAACAGAAAAGTCTTTATACTAATCACCcgccaaaaaaaaacccatctccGGGATAGATGAAGCAAGTACAGTATATGGGGTTCATTTAAAGATAATAGGAtaattgtttcttcttttttttttactggtttGTCACATCCTTTATGGTCCTCATTTTCCCTCTCTTTGGGTGTCACATGGGGCCCAGAGCTTCATACTAGCAGACCATTCATGGCGAGATCCGCCAATGATGATGTGGGTGATAATCCTGAAAGGAATGGAGAGGAAGGGAAGCCTAGTGTGTGATATGTGGGTTAAGTTTAAAGCCGGTGGTGTCTCAGGTTCGCCGGGCCCCACAAACTAAGGCCTCCTACTGTCTCCTGAGTGTGTGACTTCTTTGTGTTCATCCATACCTAACACTCAGTGATTACTGTTTTTTATTCTGGGTCTGAAAATAGTAGGAGTCAGAGTTTGGTGCATTGCGGATTTCATTATGTGAAGGGAAGGGCCCACGCTCACTCAGGCAAACATCTGTGTGGAGATGGATGGTGCTGGGACTTATAACCTTGGCAATATAAGCACATGAAAGGTATAGAGACTGCAGGAGGGCCATTTAGACTGCTCATAGGGCCCCTCTATTAGCCCCCCATTCATTCACAAACAGACATACACATGATGCTGTTACACACTGCATGTTGGTCACTTTCAACATTCGCAGCAGTTGTTCACTCCTTGAAGAAGTTAGGCTGAGTAATTTTGTCATAATTATGATTAATGTTCTGCCGGGTCACTGGGAGTGTGAACGCTTTTCACAACACTACGTGTACCCCCCCTTTTCACAATCAACAAGTAATTTACAAATCATTACTCCAGTGGTGGACATGTGCAACAAGTCAGAATACTTGAAACAGCTACAACTCCTCTAATGTTTCCCGTTGGGAGCGTGAGCCTGGTGCACACAGTGCCCCAGGACATTGGCCTGGCCTGGAGCAGGAGGGTAAataataaaagaaggaaggagcaggaggttgggggagaaagaaggaactGTGGTCACAAACTTCCTGGCCTAGACAACAATCTTTCAGATGTCAAAGACTTTCCGTGCAGGAGTCACAGTCAGCATAACGTTAATTTCTGCTCTCCTGGAGAATGGGCAACATCTGCAAGTCTGCTCAGATGAGAAGTGAGGCAGTTCCAGTTAAATTGGATGTCCTATCAAAGAGAAAACTGTAGACAACCCTGTCTGTGTAAATATAGTGTTGTTGACTCATAAAGTTGTTGGAACAAAAGGCAATCATTTATGTGATTATAAGAGTCCTGGCATGTTTTTGTTCTCGTTAAATCAACTTCATATGGTTCAAATAATGCACACAAAGGAACACGGGTTTGTATTATAAACTTTCAATTACAACGCCATATTGTGATTCTGTTCAATTTCTTTGTACTGCATTGTTTCAGAGTCTAAAGCAGAGGACCAAGGACCTTAAAGACCATTTAGAAATCACAAATGACAACACTgaacaggaaaaagaaaaaaaacaaataccaaTCCCATATGACATCCAAGTGTTTGGCCCTCAGTAGCTGACCTGCGCTCTGGGCTAATTAGAGaagaggggaaagagaaaattGTCAAGTTGTCCTTTGGGAGATTAAAAGTTCGTAACCGCAAAAtgattcctttcttccttatgAAAATGTTTACAAAACACTGCAAAGACAGGAGGATGTTGTCCACAACTGAAGCAACATAACATATTATTTctgaatgtatttatatttaatatGACATagtagtaaaataataaaaaaaatcaaaactaaaaaagaagaaaagaggaaagaataCAAGATCAGGTAGAGAAATACAGTGCAACCAAACAATTTGGATCTTAAGTGGGAAACAAATTCATCAACGAGATCATACATAGGATCAAGAGATCTCACGGCTCTCACATCTGAATCTTATTAGTTCAAACGGTTCACAAGTTTAAGACCACAGCTGCTCAGTGATGCCCTGACAGTTATCTCCAAGACATTATAGAGGTCTGTTATTTAAAAATCCCATACACTCTGCAAAGTGTATGGGGTAATATCGTCACTTGATACTTCAAGTGGTGAACAAAACTAAGGGTTTTTAAATTGTTGCATCATGTACTAGTCAGAGATAAAGAGTTAAGAGTGAAGTCAATGTCTTGAGGCAGGACTGAGCAGTTCTCATTGATACAAATTTACGCTGAAAGATTCAAAGAAAAATGACCTTGATTAACTTTAGCACTTTTACATTTTCTATCAAAAATGGGTATGAACTGGGAAAACCATAGTTTGTGGAATCTTCTTGATGTGGTTTTATGTGACTTCCATAATCATCTCTCAcatacatatgtgtatatacgcatgcacgcacacacacacatgcatttcATATTTTTATGGTTTATATTCATGATGAACAACCGCTAAGCGGAGTTTCATTGGCTGCACATCTGAGAACCCGTGCAGCTAAAGATGGACACAAAATATGCACCTTAAGTCAAAACAAGCGCAGACAGTCAGCACATTTTGTTTTATGTGTCATCCTTCCACATCACATGGCAAATCTTTACTCAAATGTCAAAGTGTCAGTTTTCTTCCTGACGTTGTGGTTGAACTCCAAACCAAATCCAACAATTTTGAAGGCAACGATGAATATATACTTCATATGTCTTGTCTTGTACATTCCACAATCGCTGAGCAAACCAAGGAAGTTCTGGCTTATACCAAGATGATGAGTGTTTGTCTggtcttttgttttttggaaTTTGGTCAGATCATTTCCCATCTGTGTGTTGTCTTAGGACTTATCTTCAAAGGATATCACAGATCCTAATGTTTTGGATCTTCAGATGTAGTCTAGATAATTGATATCAAAGCAAAGACTGCAAATGTAGATACATTTTCAGATTGTTTCTGTCAGTCCACTAGGCCTCTTTTACTAACGTGTGACACTCTTTACTGCTTTGACTGCAGACCAAAAACAGTAGACGAAAAAACCTTATCCACTGCATATTTCCATGCAAATATGTGTTTATTATAATAGTATTTAAGTGGTCAAACATGGCCTTTATTTAAACAGTTACCCcccttttatttttgaatccTCAGACTTGTAACATTTCACAGCTGATTATATCAGCAGTGTGCTCTTGTTTCTCACGTTTGGTGATGAAGATGTGAAACATGCAGGctgtgcagatctgcagcttgtTTACTTAGGCTCGGTGCCAGCTCGCCTCAAGTACCAACATGGCACCGAGGAGGATCAGCGATGTTGACCGGCCAATTAATCATATAAAGAAGTTGTTCTGTTCCACTTCAGTAAACTTGATGTACAGATACATCAGTCCCGTAAAATATCTCATTTGCTTTCCGTAGCTCCCTGTTTGATGACTGCTTTGGTATAGAAACCTATTCATATATTTGCTTTAGCTGTTGTTTCTCAGACACAACGCATTTCATAAGAGTGAGCGAACTTTAATAGCTCTGTGTTGAATTGTGAggcatttttttgtattttacaaTCACATTTTTATGAAGCATGTGACTACTTGtgcacataaaacataaaattcaTCTTTTACTTCCCCCTTTTTACAAAAGCCCACGCTTCATGGCACCAGTCAAAACACCTGCATTGTTTAACTGGTGGGTGTTGGCATCAGCCCTGACAACACATTAGTCATTAGAAACTGCTGTGCACAACAGCTTTTTAATAAGTTTCTCGCTTGTGACGCAATGTGGTCCACAAAGATCAGTCAGCAGTCATGTAGGCACGTACAGCAATGTAAACATTGCTTCTATCCATTCTCTATACCCACTACCCACAAAGTCGCTTAATGGAGAGATCTGATTCATCGGATTATTTTCCGTTCCTGACTTTTACAGCAGCGCTACTGTCCCACTGGATGTGGCTTAAACTCATTTTTAAAGCTAATCACTTGCAAAATGGGCTGCCAGTCTCATCCATTTATCTCTCCCTGATGTTTCAATCAGCCCACCACTCACATCCCCGCTGCGCTCCGCCTCACATCATGGTCTTTAAAGAAAGTTAAAAGTTCATCCCTCTTAGATCTAATGTTTTCCTAATGGCAGCTTGTTGagttaatagttaaataacagTCAAGATCATTGTCCTTGCCTTTAATTTGCCTTTGTGAGTAAAGCCAAACACATGTTCGTTCATCAAAGTCTTACATTTACCCTCTGACCCGCTAGTACAGTAAGATACCCATAAACAGTTGTGTGTTGGGCCCCCATAAAGCTTGCTTTGCAGTTAGTATAGTCACTTAAATGAGCCTGTGTGTACGTGTGCATAAGTGTGTGATtatgtatgataaaaaaaacgGCATAACAAGTACAGGAAAGCACACATTAAAACTATGACATTGTAAATGTTTCCGTGTCTTTTTACTCAACAGCTGTATACAAGTTTTACAATAATGCTAGATGGCTCAGTTGTGAGACTACAGTTCCTTCATATAAATGCTTGGATTTAATATATAAATGTGTAGgagtacaaaaataaaacatttgtattACATCAAATTTACATATGGCATTGAGATATAAATGAATAGATGCATACATGTAGATCTCCCGGATTTAAACAGTTAACTTCAGCTACACATTCAGTGATCACAAAGAGAAAAGACAATGGTAACACAGATATAAAAGTACGACAACAAGCTAAAGTTAATGATCAGAGTTAAGGTGGGATTTTCTGTTAAAACATGATTACATCAGCTATAAAGTGCTTGGCTATCTGCATGACAGTTAGACAGGTAGTCACATCAAAGTAGATCTGTTCATTGTGAGTTTGAGCTGCAGCTGGAAGTGTTACGTTTGTGTGTCTTAACTTCTGACGTTTCCGCACAGCCTCCTTTAAATTCATGCAAGTGAAGCCGATAAAAGAAAGCCGACAGCTGTAATTGATGAGTGTCACGATTTGTTCTTCCCCTCCATTAACTGATTCGATTCTATGCTTCCAGTAAACTCTTAACTTATTGGCTGGTCAATTAAAACTTTTTGGGAACCAGATGTTCTGATTTTTACAATGAGTGAAAAAGCACGCAAGTTACTCCGGGTCATATAATCACAGCCAAGGAAAAGCTTGTTCAAACGATTTTGAGAGCCTATTTACCATCACCATAACATTGTAAACCCCATTTTATTAGGATCCTTTGTTTATCTTCCGTTCAGTGTGCGGGTAGCGGGCACTGGCTGAAATTCCTTGGTGCCAATTAACTTAAACTTAACTCTTATTTAGAAGAAGAAACCACATTTCGTACAATTCAAACACAGGGACAATAAGGAAAAGCTGATTTCATGTTTAAGATCAATATAAATTCCTGACTCAGCAGGTCACACTTTTCTACCTACAAAAAGCAATGCAGTGTTGTGTCTGTTGTGGATATAACCTAGACCAAGTTATATGCTTTTTCCACAATTACAGAAAGGCCAAAGGGATGAGTATATCTCCTAAATTATCACTTTACTCTTAACATTCATTAACAAAAGAAAGTATATACAAAATGGTTTTAAAAATGCAGTCACAGATATAAAGGCAATATTTGCTATAAGTGGATTGGAGTAGTTATTGTGAAGACGGCGGCAGGACAGGTGGACTGATGATCACGGTGAAGAGTTGTAGGTTCATTCCTTGCAGAGGGCTGCAGCGTAGCAGCTGGGATAAGTGCTTTAAAACATACCAGATGATCTCATGTTACATTTCTGCGATGACGGTCCTAATGCTCAGTGATGGCTCAGATGGATCTCTTCAGGCTTTTCAGTTGGTCTGTTTGGATTTTTTCATCCTTGAAAGGAAAAGCAAATTTGATTTATATGAGCAAATTGAACATAAAGATAAAGTCAACACTGTGAAAatcacacacagaaaaaaacgATCATGAAAATAACTTTAGGAAAGTGCATGTTTGGAGCGAAAAATCAGATGTTAACTGGAAAAGTAAACACTGCATTGAAAATAAATGGCCTGTTTGTTCAAGGATACATCTTGTTTCAGATTGTCAAATAAAAGCAGCTGCATCACATTTACAAGTTTGACATTTAAATCAAGCACTAAATTCAAGCCTATTAAAACCTATTTTAATTTTGCAATTCAAAATTCAGTAAATTgcctttttaatatataattttCCAATCTGAAAATTTGTCAGCGATATACATATGCATCCGCTTAAACTGTATATGTTATCATAAATATTGGAAACAAGGGTGGGCTGTTTATTATTGACATTAGAATAAACCCCCTGTCACACTTAAACATACAGAAAAGTAATCATTGTTTTCCAGACTAGGGATGAGTATAATGCCTGATTTACAACTGTGTACATTTTTACACATTGAAAACAAACAGTGAAACGACTTTTGGCTTCCCCCTCCTTGGACATGTGTTAAATTGAAAGCATATGAGATCTAGATTCACAGTAAATGAGCTCAAGCTAATCTCAACATGAGCTGTTTTGTTATGCAGAGGTTTGTTCACACCTTGATAGTCAAGGGCTCCACAATCATCCTAGAGACAGACCATGTGGTGGATCAGTCACTGGGTGTTGGATGCATATGGCAGAAATAGAGATAACACCAGAGTCGTTATTATAATTTTCCTTTTTGCATTTCTTAGGTCCCACACTCCACTGCAGACTCATAGGCATGCCTTAAAAACTTGTAATAGATGGTAACTTGATCTCTTTCATAAACTTTATGGTACTAACACTTTTTAGAAAAGCGTTTCCTTCCACAAGACAGGAAGGAGACAGTTGATATTGGCAATGACATTTAGcctctgaaaaacatttaaaattaatgTTGCATTAATGTAAAGGAAAGTGACTAAAAAAACATACTAGCACAAGTGCTCCTTTATACAGCCCTGTAAAGTTAGAACTCTTTTATTAGCTCAGGGTAAAGCCCTCTCTACAAGTAGGAGTACAATGATTGTATATTTTTTCAAACTATGATTGTAGATAAAGTTCCTATATTAGCACTTTAGTAAGATCAGATGAAATGTGGTTATAAAGCTAGCACTTCATCTCACGTCAAAGCCACAGTTTGTGTGTTAAAGTGGAAACGCTTTCTACTCCCACTCGGTCATGTAGCCGCATGTCTCAAGTCTGGGCTCCTGCACAGAATTGGGCAATCGAGAGCTGTCTCTCCAACAACACCCCATTGGTAGATGTTCAAATGCGCATTTGTGCATTTGCATTCATGAGTTCTTTACTTGTAATGTTTACAGAGCGGAAGTGTTTCTCTGGAGTGGAAGTGATGCAAACAAGTAAGCAGTTAAAGCCGCCGACTGCAGGCTCGTGTATTGTCCTGATGATACATACTTGTTCATAGCGTTCTTCAGGTACTGCTGCAGCCACTGGATCTCTGGGTTGATGCACACCACTTTTTTTGTCTTCAGCTTGGCACTGGTGAGGAATAAATAGGAAAAAGATTTCAGTATAAACATCAGCTGAAGATGAAAGAGTGAATTATGCAAAGTCGGTATCACCAGGTATCTAAACACTCCATTATCAAACGGAGTGAAATTAGCACTGTCTTGTTAAGTTTGACACACAaggaagaaaatgtttttacagTGGTTTTTAAAAGTGGTTTTAAAAAGTGGTTGGTAACTCTTACAAAAACTCCTAAAGAAATAATCTAATGATAATAGAAACGTTTAATGCCTCATACCCTACCTCATTCATTTTGAGTAAACATTTGAGTGACATGAAGAATGAATACCTTAATATGAAGCTAGAGTCCGCTTTTAAATCCCTTTGGTCACTAATTTAAATGGGTGAAACAAATTTCAAAGCAGGAGATAAAGGTTTTTAGTGACTTagtgtaaaaacaaaaacggcATCCAATTTCCCCCTTTTTCAGACTCACTCACAGTCAAATGGCCACTTCCTGTGGACTTGGCCAGTTATAAAAACGTCTTACATTCTCTGTTCGTGCGAGCGAGTGACAGAGGGGCGTGTTTGGATATATGCATGTGCAATTCTTTTCTCTGGCCTGTCACCTCTCGGAGATTGATGGTgagaaatgtccaactttacagcggAAATCGTTTGGAGTTTTCAGGACTGACATAGACAATCTGTTGCTTCTGAACGCAACaatgaagaaagaagaagactCACATCACTTGGAAGGGGCAGTTAGGGGTGTGGATGAATCGGAGCTCCCGAATCATACTACGTGGGATGCTGTCGATAGTTGTATGACAGTAGCAACGCTCAACCAGACTGATAGGCTTTGCTGTAGAAGCAAAAAGAGATAAGGTTTGGTTACACAAAgcaacatttacagcaaaacttgTTTCGAGCAGGGAATAAAGGTGGATTAACGTACATATTCCCTCTGGCAATTCAGATATTAAGTGTGCTCTTTTGAAGAGAAATATGATTTCACATTTattaacaacaaacaaacagatttacaaaaaaaaactccttGATAGATCAACAAGTTGAAGCATGAATGAGTGCCTATCCAtatcaaaagaaaaatcaagaGCCCGCACACCATAGTGCCCGGATTTGTGGCTCATTTTTCAcacccatccattatctatgtACTGATCTACAGGATCATAATCCCTAGGTTTTAACAAACACTGAATGAAAATGTAATGGTGTTTGTTGATTGCTGTTTTGATTCCCATCATAGTAAGGTGATATTTTCTCATAGTTGCAGAACAATGCATTCTGTTATTCTGTGTGGTCCTTGCATCATGATAAGTGCATGCTTTCCATTGCATCATCAGGTAAAGACGTTCAGGTTGATTAATGTGGAATAATAAAGTGGTTGTCGTTTTTGAACAAATACAAGAAGGAGACACGTTTTCATCATGTTTGTTCTTTTCCAAATCAACCGTATGAAACACGGTGGGCCAGTCAAACAGATGGTGAGAAGAGCCTCTACAGATTAAACCTTATGTAAATTATTTTTACACCTGATCTAACGGTATTACCATGCTAATGCCACCAGTTGTGCGACGCCACCTAGACTGGGTTAGACCTCACTCGTGcgtaattaaagaaaaacaaaagaggcGCTGATTAGGGATCCAGCAgagagtttcctctgcagcgACAGCCACATGTGCAGTCTGTTGGCGCTAGAGAAGGCTgagggttaaacctgaattatggttctgcgatAAATGGTTGgtgtaaggcggaaccataaatcaggctttacgttTAAAAATGCATATCGCAGTAACGTTAGTAGGCATGTGAAATGAAAAAGTGTTTCATTACTGTTAACTTTAGGCCATAATTGTTCTTTCACAGAATTGATCATTTCAATGCAATTTTCAGTTAGAGGACACACTTAATTGCTAAAATCTGCCAGTACATGCCATTATAAAAACGATGATGAAAATgacataaaatataaatattaattacacaatatttattttttatttcacataGGAAAACGATACGAGTGGGATGGAAAATCTTATGTTTTGACCTTACATCCTcacaacattttctttttgtaataaTAGTAGActactattatttttatttttagtttattataCAAGAGTTGTGAAAGGTAAAGCTCATTTATAACGTGTGGATCAAAACTGAGCTAATCATAAACTAAATGAATGTCTAAACATAACCTGAGCTGCAACAAGGAGAAAACAGAAGATATTCCAAACCTTGAGATGGAGGCGCATACATCATCACCGTGAGCGCAGCCACGACTGTCAGCAGCTTCACATCCATTTTGCTTGAAAAATGTCAAATCTCTTCTTTCCAATGCTGCTCAGAGTAAAGTCCAGAGGAGTTGTGGCTGACTGGACGCTGCTGGAGTTTTAAATTAGGCACCACAGTCAAGCCGCACGCACAGAGAGAGAGGAGTTCCGGTagttaacaaagtaaaagacgGAATGTGTCTATGATGGGGGTTATTTAAGCACTAACAGATGAAATTCCAAGCACAAAGAAATCCTGTTAAGCGTGTCAGCTGAGACAGGAGCCAgctagtgcttttattttgttaaaaacCTTCCAGGATCTTTCCTTTTACGCGCGGTTGGGATGGAGGGACGGCTCAAACTGCAGAGCGTGAACTTTAACGGCCTCAACACACGTCCTCTGCATGTGTGAAAGACTTTCACACATGAGAAATTGTTACAAATGTGTGACATACCCAGCAGAGTTCACTGCAGAAGCAGATTTACAACTGGTGTATTTgcttcagaaaaaaaatcaaagtgaagaaaaaacaaaccaaaacaaccaaaaaacccCTTTGCCTGCTTTATGTCATCTATTGACAAGAACTTGGCCCAAATGATTGTAGTCGGAAAAGACTGAATGTAAAAGGTTTTGTTgctatgataaataaaaaaaaagaaaaagaaaagaaagaaactgaCTTCAAGCAAGCACACACTCTAGGTTGTTGAACAAAAGCAAAACTGTTCTCAGGACAAGGGATTTTTTAAGCAATTGTCTCGGAACAGCCTGGTTGAAAATATCCAACCTCTGTGTACTGTATGTGCACATGTACAATCTCAGCgatgtgtttctttttatttttgaagcctTTAACAGGACACAGATGGGATACAGCTTTCAGAGTGCAACTTTCATCTTACTGAGCAAACAGACTGGTATGCATATGCATGTTTTAATAAAATActaattaattttaatatgtttttttattttaatgcaattatgtacaactaaacaaaacacaattTCCCAATGTAAATATAATCTGTAACCTTGCTCTCAAAGCATCACAAAagcttttatttacacagacaGGGTGTGTGTTGCCACTTTTCTGCCTGAATCGCTAAGTAACTTGAATAATAACGAAtaagtgattgtttttttttatttttttactacttttatttatttattggagaTGTATTTGCTAACCGCACAAGTTTGGGAAAGAAGGCCACCCGCTGGCACTTTATCAAGAAAATGTGTTATTAAAATAGAGTAGCTCAAAAAATAACAGAATGTTAAGCCTGTAATGCATTTAATCTATGTTTTATATAACGTAATGGAAGACTGTATCTGTGTATACTGTGTTGTGCATTGTGGCATACAGGAAGTTTAGGATGAACGCCTTTGTATAGATGTTTCGCAAAACTATGTGGGTTCATAATTTCATGTCTGTGCAAACTGCCCTGGTTTTGGATCTTGAACAGTTGTTGTAGATGAAACCATGGAGACCAGACTGACAGGACGAGACAAACAGGGAAAA
This window harbors:
- the cxcl12a gene encoding chemokine (C-X-C motif) ligand 12a (stromal cell-derived factor 1); translation: MDVKLLTVVAALTVMMYAPPSQAKPISLVERCYCHTTIDSIPRSMIRELRFIHTPNCPFQVIAKLKTKKVVCINPEIQWLQQYLKNAMNKMKKSKQTN